A section of the Chryseobacterium scophthalmum genome encodes:
- a CDS encoding iron-containing alcohol dehydrogenase yields MLNFEFKNPTKILFGKGEIAKISNEIPKDAKILMIYGGGSIKKNGVYNQVKEALKDHDLHEFGGVPANPEYEVLVNALNFIKENKINYLLAVGGGSVIDGVKFLSAAANYEGEPWEILKKPVRTFEGEGMPFGTILTLPATGSEMNSGYVISRRETNEKLSSGGPGLFPQFSVLDPEVIRSIPKNQIANGIADAYTHVLEQYMTAPSSADLQERIAESILISLQNAAPKVMSDEFDYDAAGNFMWCCTMALNGLIQKGVITDWAVHAMGHELTAYYGIDHARTLAVVAPSHYRYNFDAKKGKLAQYAERVWGITEGSIEEKAEQAIVKLEEFFHSLQIQTKLSDYTQDFAGTAERVEKAFTERNWLGLGENKNLTPQDAFKIVEMSY; encoded by the coding sequence ATGCTTAATTTCGAGTTTAAAAATCCCACAAAAATACTTTTCGGAAAAGGTGAAATTGCAAAAATTTCAAATGAAATTCCTAAAGATGCCAAAATTTTAATGATTTATGGTGGCGGAAGCATCAAGAAAAACGGTGTTTACAATCAGGTAAAAGAAGCTTTAAAAGATCATGATTTACACGAATTTGGCGGTGTTCCTGCCAATCCGGAATATGAAGTTCTGGTGAATGCTTTAAATTTCATTAAAGAAAATAAAATCAATTATCTTCTTGCTGTTGGTGGCGGATCGGTGATTGACGGCGTTAAATTTCTTTCTGCAGCTGCCAATTACGAAGGTGAGCCATGGGAAATTCTTAAAAAACCGGTTCGTACTTTTGAAGGTGAAGGAATGCCTTTCGGTACAATTCTTACGTTGCCAGCTACAGGATCTGAAATGAATTCAGGATATGTAATTTCAAGAAGAGAAACCAACGAAAAATTGTCTTCAGGCGGACCAGGATTGTTTCCGCAATTTTCAGTTTTAGATCCGGAAGTAATCAGATCGATTCCTAAAAACCAGATTGCAAACGGAATTGCAGATGCTTATACACACGTTTTAGAACAATATATGACGGCTCCGTCTTCTGCTGATCTTCAGGAAAGAATTGCCGAAAGTATTTTGATAAGTCTTCAGAATGCCGCTCCAAAAGTGATGTCTGATGAGTTTGATTATGATGCTGCAGGAAATTTTATGTGGTGTTGTACGATGGCTTTAAACGGTTTAATCCAAAAAGGAGTGATTACCGATTGGGCGGTTCATGCAATGGGACACGAATTAACCGCTTATTACGGAATTGATCATGCAAGAACTTTAGCTGTAGTTGCGCCTTCACATTACCGTTATAATTTTGATGCTAAAAAAGGAAAACTGGCACAATACGCAGAGCGAGTTTGGGGAATTACAGAAGGTAGCATTGAAGAAAAAGCTGAACAAGCGATTGTAAAACTGGAAGAGTTTTTCCACAGTCTTCAAATTCAGACTAAACTATCAGATTACACGCAAGATTTTGCCGGAACTGCAGAAAGAGTTGAAAAAGCTTTTACTGAAAGAAATTGGTTAGGCTTGGGTGAAAATAAAAATCTTACTCCTCAAGATGCTTTCAAAATCGTTGAGATGAGTTATTAA
- a CDS encoding lipocalin family protein — MKKHLLLFAFSALALTSCEDDDVQGYEMDMLKGEWKTVKTEVISGKDNTTVLNTFTPTGCDTKSITEFRTDYYASYTGFSGVGADCTSQKTEGTYTYSNEDKLLVIKYNNDSERVYRVDILSNSELRLVQLFGNVDVNGDMIIDTSYITYKR, encoded by the coding sequence ATGAAAAAACACTTACTCTTATTTGCCTTTTCTGCATTAGCATTAACATCTTGTGAAGATGATGACGTTCAGGGTTATGAAATGGACATGCTGAAAGGCGAATGGAAAACTGTAAAAACTGAAGTAATATCAGGAAAAGACAATACCACTGTATTAAATACATTCACTCCTACAGGTTGTGACACTAAAAGTATCACAGAGTTCAGAACTGATTATTACGCTTCTTATACTGGTTTTTCAGGAGTAGGTGCAGATTGTACCAGTCAAAAAACAGAAGGAACTTACACATACTCTAATGAGGATAAATTATTAGTTATAAAATATAATAACGACAGCGAAAGAGTATACAGAGTTGATATTCTAAGTAATTCAGAACTTAGACTTGTACAGCTCTTTGGAAATGTTGACGTAAATGGTGATATGATCATAGACACCAGTTACATTACTTATAAAAGATAA
- a CDS encoding GDSL-type esterase/lipase family protein — translation MKKILSVVLLLTFALIFAQEKHPMFWQDIQNFKKLDQENAPPKNSILLVGSSSFTKWQDVSDYFPGKTIINRGFGGSRLTDLNYFSEDLLSPYQPKQIIIYCGENDFADDAQLKADVVVDRYKTFYKKIREKFPNIQVDYISIKYSPSRENLWPQMKEANKKIAKFMKKEKNADFIDITKVMNDANGNIRKDLFIEDMLHITPEGYRLWTNVMNPYMK, via the coding sequence ATGAAGAAGATTTTATCGGTAGTATTGCTACTGACTTTCGCCCTGATTTTCGCTCAGGAAAAACATCCAATGTTCTGGCAGGACATTCAAAATTTCAAAAAATTAGATCAGGAAAACGCACCGCCAAAAAATTCTATTCTTTTAGTAGGGAGCTCATCATTCACAAAATGGCAGGATGTTTCAGATTATTTTCCCGGTAAAACAATTATCAACCGAGGTTTTGGAGGATCAAGATTGACCGATTTAAACTATTTTTCTGAAGATTTATTGAGCCCTTATCAACCTAAACAGATCATTATTTATTGCGGAGAAAATGATTTTGCAGATGATGCACAATTAAAAGCCGATGTTGTAGTTGACCGATACAAAACGTTTTACAAAAAAATACGTGAGAAATTCCCGAACATTCAGGTTGATTATATTTCAATAAAATATTCTCCGAGCCGCGAAAATCTATGGCCTCAAATGAAAGAAGCCAACAAAAAAATTGCGAAGTTTATGAAAAAAGAAAAAAATGCTGATTTCATAGACATTACAAAAGTGATGAATGATGCTAACGGAAACATCAGAAAAGATCTTTTTATAGAAGACATGCTTCATATTACGCCAGAAGGTTACAGACTTTGGACGAATGTGATGAATCCTTATATGAAATAA
- a CDS encoding lipocalin family protein, which yields MKNNILLAFATLLLFSSCGNDDNENNQNLIKPIVGTWKMSKTMMISGSNNAILQSTPVTGCEALNTFEFGHNQSFSIKYYTKNNIECIADGFDTGTYQYSENSKMLTFTYSDSVVESAVVHSLSTTEMMTVDHIEDYNDDGVNDTSVIVFKKQQ from the coding sequence ATGAAAAACAACATTTTATTGGCATTTGCCACACTGCTTCTATTTTCCTCCTGTGGAAATGATGACAACGAAAATAATCAAAACCTTATAAAACCCATTGTAGGAACTTGGAAAATGAGTAAAACAATGATGATTTCAGGTTCTAACAATGCCATTCTACAGTCAACTCCTGTTACAGGTTGCGAAGCTCTAAACACTTTTGAGTTCGGGCATAATCAAAGTTTCAGCATAAAATATTACACTAAAAATAATATTGAATGTATTGCTGATGGATTCGATACCGGAACGTATCAATATAGTGAAAATTCAAAAATGCTGACTTTTACCTACTCAGATTCCGTGGTAGAATCTGCAGTTGTTCATTCGTTAAGTACTACCGAAATGATGACGGTTGATCATATTGAAGATTACAATGATGATGGTGTAAATGATACCTCAGTGATTGTATTTAAAAAGCAACAATAA
- a CDS encoding DEAD/DEAH box helicase, translating to MEKLTFADFDLPVKVLDVLADLNLFEPTPIQEKSIGPILSGRDVMGIAQTGTGKTLAYLLPVLKTWKYNKNGNPTVVVLVPTRELVVQVTEIVEKLTENLTARVIGIYGGKNINTQKLLFNDGCDILVGTPGRIMDLAIDNAISLKEVQKLIIDEFDEMLNLGFRPQLTHIFEMMREKRQNILFSATMTEAVDDMLDEYFAGPIEISLAKSGTPLEKIEQTAYKVENFNTKINLLEHLLKSNEDMSKVLIFANNKKHADLLFTQINELFPEDFDVIHSNKSQNYRLKAMKRFENEEIRGLITTDVMARGLDISDITHVVNFETPEVPEQYIHRIGRTGRADKDGKAVTFVTKKEDDWALDIELLMDKELAYIDFPEEVKINPKKIASEEDQIVMKNPAHAKLFDGGGAFHEKKDKNKKENWGGPSKRKTPKKFGANRAQQKAISKSKRKK from the coding sequence ATGGAAAAACTCACTTTTGCAGACTTTGACCTTCCGGTTAAAGTTCTTGATGTTTTAGCAGATTTAAATTTATTTGAGCCCACTCCAATTCAGGAAAAAAGTATCGGTCCGATTCTTTCGGGAAGAGATGTGATGGGAATTGCACAAACGGGAACAGGAAAAACGTTAGCTTATTTATTACCGGTTTTAAAAACGTGGAAATATAATAAAAACGGAAATCCTACCGTGGTTGTTTTGGTTCCTACAAGAGAATTGGTTGTTCAGGTAACAGAAATTGTAGAAAAACTGACAGAGAATCTTACTGCAAGAGTAATCGGGATTTATGGTGGGAAAAATATCAACACACAGAAGCTATTGTTCAACGATGGTTGTGATATCTTGGTAGGAACTCCCGGTAGAATCATGGATTTGGCGATTGATAACGCCATTTCATTAAAAGAAGTTCAAAAACTGATCATTGATGAATTTGATGAAATGCTGAATTTAGGTTTCAGACCACAGTTAACTCATATCTTCGAAATGATGCGTGAGAAAAGACAGAATATTCTTTTCTCAGCAACAATGACTGAAGCCGTTGATGATATGTTGGATGAATATTTTGCTGGTCCGATCGAGATTTCTTTGGCAAAATCAGGAACTCCGCTTGAAAAAATCGAGCAAACTGCTTATAAAGTTGAAAACTTCAATACGAAGATCAATTTATTGGAACACTTGCTGAAAAGCAATGAAGATATGTCTAAAGTATTGATTTTTGCAAATAATAAAAAGCATGCAGATTTACTTTTCACCCAAATTAATGAGCTTTTCCCGGAAGACTTTGATGTAATTCACTCCAATAAATCTCAGAACTACAGACTAAAAGCGATGAAGCGCTTTGAAAATGAAGAAATAAGAGGTTTGATTACGACTGACGTAATGGCGAGAGGTCTTGATATTTCAGATATTACCCATGTTGTAAATTTTGAAACTCCAGAAGTTCCGGAACAGTATATTCACAGAATTGGTAGAACGGGTAGAGCAGATAAAGATGGTAAGGCGGTTACTTTCGTAACGAAAAAAGAGGATGATTGGGCTTTAGATATCGAGTTGTTGATGGATAAAGAATTGGCATACATCGACTTCCCTGAAGAGGTGAAAATCAATCCTAAGAAAATTGCATCTGAAGAAGATCAGATTGTGATGAAAAATCCGGCTCATGCAAAACTTTTTGATGGTGGAGGAGCTTTCCATGAGAAAAAAGATAAGAATAAAAAAGAAAACTGGGGTGGACCTTCCAAAAGAAAAACGCCCAAGAAATTCGGAGCAAACAGAGCACAACAGAAAGCAATTTCTAAGTCTAAGAGAAAAAAATAA
- a CDS encoding ABC1 kinase family protein — translation MFDKQQRKLKRSAKLISVLSKYGFKDMIARMGKKPEENFAQSEEAISKGTVYERIRLALEELGPTFVKLGQTFSNREDLLPPELIQELQKLQDRVEVVEMNVEEVLENEFNIIPKEHFSEIIAKPLATASIAQVYKATLTSGEEVILKIKKPDVLSVIEDDLLLIKDLVKLISTYSEIGSKLNLKQAISTFEKSLLEEVSLVNERNNIQQFALNFKGNKETYVPKVYDEFSNNNVLCMEFIDGIKVTDKEELLKHNIDPVVVSEVGLRLFVSQILDYGFFHADPHAGNILVKKDGKVVFIDFGAVGKIQPNDKEILESLIVAFVAKNSHKIVRHLKKMAVSYEIPDERRFENDVEEVLNFVHSTSLKDIDPHIIINKMKDVLKDNRLYMPDYFYLLFKGIGLIEGVGRTINPDLDIVKSLHPYTKKIFTKKISPKKLLKTGMEKVMTFTDNVDEIPKELRSVLQKLDDNSFTISSEIKNIDKTNQLIKSSIINLILAMILGANIIATAIVFVSESGPRIGEMSLVAVLGFGFSVLLVIILLLRITRK, via the coding sequence ATGTTTGATAAGCAACAACGAAAACTCAAAAGATCGGCAAAACTGATTTCCGTTTTAAGCAAATACGGGTTCAAAGATATGATCGCAAGAATGGGCAAAAAACCGGAAGAGAATTTTGCGCAATCTGAAGAAGCCATTTCTAAAGGAACGGTTTACGAAAGAATTCGTCTTGCTTTAGAAGAGTTGGGTCCCACTTTTGTGAAGCTTGGGCAGACTTTTAGCAATCGTGAAGACCTGCTTCCACCGGAATTGATTCAGGAGCTTCAAAAGCTTCAAGACAGAGTAGAAGTGGTGGAAATGAATGTAGAGGAGGTTCTTGAAAATGAATTTAATATTATTCCCAAAGAACATTTCTCGGAAATTATTGCAAAACCTTTGGCAACCGCTTCTATTGCTCAGGTTTACAAAGCTACTTTAACTTCTGGTGAAGAAGTAATCTTAAAAATTAAAAAACCGGACGTTTTATCGGTTATTGAAGATGATTTATTATTGATAAAAGATCTAGTAAAACTAATTTCTACCTACTCTGAAATAGGTTCTAAACTCAATCTGAAACAGGCAATTTCAACTTTTGAAAAATCTTTGCTTGAAGAAGTTTCTTTGGTGAATGAAAGAAATAATATCCAACAGTTCGCTCTGAATTTTAAAGGTAATAAAGAAACTTACGTTCCTAAAGTCTACGATGAATTTTCAAACAATAATGTGTTGTGTATGGAATTTATCGACGGAATAAAGGTGACCGATAAAGAAGAGTTGCTAAAACATAATATTGATCCGGTTGTTGTTTCTGAAGTTGGTTTAAGGCTTTTTGTTTCGCAGATTTTAGATTACGGCTTTTTCCATGCTGATCCTCATGCAGGAAATATTTTAGTGAAAAAAGATGGAAAAGTTGTTTTCATTGACTTCGGTGCAGTCGGGAAAATTCAGCCGAATGATAAAGAGATTTTGGAAAGTCTGATTGTGGCTTTTGTTGCTAAAAATTCTCATAAAATTGTTCGCCACTTGAAGAAAATGGCTGTGAGCTATGAAATTCCGGATGAAAGAAGATTTGAAAATGATGTTGAAGAAGTTTTAAATTTCGTTCACAGCACTTCTTTGAAAGATATTGATCCGCATATTATTATCAACAAAATGAAAGATGTTTTGAAAGATAACAGGTTGTACATGCCTGATTATTTTTATCTTTTATTTAAAGGAATCGGTTTAATAGAAGGTGTGGGAAGAACGATTAATCCTGATTTGGATATTGTAAAAAGTCTTCATCCTTACACAAAAAAAATATTCACCAAGAAAATCAGTCCCAAAAAACTCCTGAAAACAGGAATGGAAAAGGTGATGACTTTCACCGATAATGTAGATGAAATTCCTAAAGAACTGCGATCTGTACTACAAAAATTAGATGATAATAGTTTTACGATTTCAAGTGAAATAAAAAATATTGACAAAACGAATCAATTAATAAAATCTAGCATTATCAATCTTATTTTAGCGATGATTTTAGGAGCCAATATTATTGCAACAGCCATTGTTTTTGTTTCAGAATCAGGGCCAAGAATTGGAGAGATGTCGTTGGTTGCTGTTTTAGGATTTGGTTTTTCAGTTTTACTTGTTATCATCCTTTTGCTTAGAATTACGAGAAAATAA
- the pheA gene encoding prephenate dehydratase: protein MKIAYLGPQASFTQLAASQIFPSEKLVPQSSILDCFNAVKNNEVDKAVVPLENSIEGTVSMTLDYLYDFEVFIETELVMPIAHHLMIHPDNETFEKVISHPQALAQTFHFRHENFKDIPSQDFSSTAASAKLVSENSQEKWAAIANRYSAKLYGLKIIHENIQDFEQNHTKFIVISKTKSALDIPLPRTSEKTSLIITLPEDHAGGLHQVLSVFAWRKMNLSKIESRTLKTGLGNYFFFINVASEWHNVLSQNAIDEIISLGSNVKFLGHYNEYVFEE from the coding sequence ATGAAAATAGCATACCTCGGTCCACAAGCCAGTTTCACACAATTAGCAGCGTCTCAGATTTTCCCGAGTGAAAAATTAGTTCCTCAGTCGAGTATTTTAGATTGCTTTAATGCGGTGAAAAATAATGAAGTAGATAAAGCCGTTGTTCCATTAGAGAACTCTATTGAAGGAACAGTTTCGATGACCCTCGATTATCTCTATGATTTTGAGGTTTTTATTGAAACCGAATTGGTGATGCCGATTGCGCATCATTTGATGATTCATCCCGATAACGAAACTTTTGAGAAAGTGATTTCTCATCCTCAAGCTTTGGCGCAGACTTTTCATTTCAGACACGAAAATTTTAAAGATATTCCGTCACAGGATTTTAGTTCTACAGCTGCTTCAGCAAAGCTGGTTTCTGAAAACTCTCAGGAAAAATGGGCGGCAATTGCCAACCGATATTCTGCAAAACTGTATGGCTTAAAAATTATTCATGAAAATATTCAGGATTTTGAACAGAATCATACCAAGTTTATTGTGATCTCAAAAACAAAATCTGCTTTAGATATTCCTTTACCCAGAACTTCAGAAAAAACGTCTTTAATCATTACGCTTCCCGAAGATCATGCAGGAGGTCTTCATCAGGTGCTTTCTGTTTTTGCTTGGCGAAAAATGAATCTCTCTAAAATCGAAAGCAGAACACTGAAAACCGGTTTGGGAAATTATTTTTTCTTCATCAATGTAGCAAGTGAATGGCACAATGTTCTGTCTCAAAATGCAATCGATGAGATTATTTCATTAGGTTCTAATGTGAAATTTTTAGGACATTATAATGAATATGTTTTTGAAGAGTAA
- a CDS encoding DMT family transporter, whose protein sequence is MKKSYLILHIAVLLAGFTGVFGKLISISEIPLVWYRVLFSAIFLFLSLKIFKIEKLKSSKEAFNIGKIGLLITIHWIFFYASIKYSNISIGVVCYCLTSFFTAIFEPLLNKTKYKFVQLFLSALTLFGISLIFHFDASYQIGIILGIISSAFAALYTIYNERLVQKYDSQVINYYQMLSGTLGLTVVLPFYYYLFPNEQFIPNLKDTFYLILLALLCTVGLYVLFAESLKKLSAFTVNLSFNLEPIYAIIIAFRFFNEGREVNTSFYFGLAFVIISVILQSVISRKKKK, encoded by the coding sequence ATGAAAAAATCATATCTAATACTGCACATTGCAGTTCTTTTGGCTGGATTCACAGGTGTATTCGGCAAACTCATCTCTATTAGCGAAATTCCATTGGTTTGGTACCGGGTTTTATTTTCAGCTATATTTTTATTTTTAAGCTTAAAAATTTTCAAAATTGAAAAACTAAAATCTTCGAAAGAAGCTTTTAACATTGGAAAAATCGGACTTCTCATTACCATACACTGGATATTTTTTTATGCGAGTATAAAATATTCCAACATTTCAATCGGCGTTGTATGTTATTGTCTGACCAGTTTTTTCACTGCGATATTCGAACCATTACTTAACAAAACAAAGTATAAATTTGTTCAGCTTTTTCTTAGTGCACTTACTTTATTTGGAATCAGTCTGATCTTTCATTTTGATGCATCGTATCAAATCGGAATTATTTTGGGCATAATTTCTTCAGCTTTTGCGGCATTGTACACTATTTATAATGAAAGATTGGTTCAGAAATATGACAGCCAAGTCATCAATTATTATCAGATGTTGAGCGGAACTTTAGGATTGACCGTTGTATTGCCTTTTTACTATTACTTGTTTCCAAATGAGCAATTTATTCCTAATTTAAAAGACACTTTTTATCTGATATTACTGGCCTTACTTTGCACGGTAGGTTTGTATGTCCTTTTTGCAGAATCGCTTAAAAAGCTCTCGGCTTTTACAGTAAATTTAAGTTTTAATTTAGAACCTATTTATGCAATTATTATCGCTTTTAGATTTTTTAATGAAGGAAGAGAAGTGAATACTTCATTTTATTTCGGATTGGCTTTTGTCATAATATCTGTGATATTACAATCTGTTATTTCAAGGAAGAAAAAGAAATAA
- the guaA gene encoding glutamine-hydrolyzing GMP synthase, with the protein MNNGIIILDFGSQYNQLIGRRIREMGVYSEILPFNTPLETILEKQPRGIILSGGPSSVNAENAHLVEKELYEQGIPVLGICYGMQLTAHLLGGKVHKGEKGEYGKAHLEIVKESSLLKGVTNNSIVWMSHFDEVGELPAGFELNAKSGVIASISNEDKKIYCVQFHPEVSHTEEGGKMLENFVFSICNAEKNWKLTNYIDKTVAEIKERVGDQKVILGLSGGVDSSVAAVLIHKAIGDQLTCIFVDTGLLRKDEDVKVMQNYGEHFHMNIKLVDAKERFLSKLAGVDDPEAKRKIIGNEFIHVFDEESHKIEGAKFLAQGTIYPDVIESQSVNGPSAVIKSHHNVGGLPEDMEFELLEPLRELFKDEVRKVGEELGIPHHLVHRHPFPGPGLGIRILGAVDAEKVKILQEADDIFIEELYKNDLYEKVSQAFVVLLPVKSVGVMGDERTYEYTAVVRSANTIDFMTATWSRLPYEFLDTVSSRIINEVRGINRVAYDISSKPPATIEWE; encoded by the coding sequence ATGAACAACGGTATTATCATATTAGATTTCGGATCTCAGTACAACCAGCTTATCGGAAGAAGAATCCGTGAGATGGGGGTTTATTCCGAAATTTTACCTTTCAATACACCATTAGAAACAATTTTAGAAAAACAGCCGAGAGGAATTATCCTTTCTGGAGGTCCAAGTTCTGTAAATGCAGAAAATGCACACTTAGTTGAAAAAGAATTGTACGAACAAGGAATTCCTGTTTTGGGAATTTGCTACGGAATGCAGCTTACAGCACATCTTTTAGGTGGAAAAGTACACAAAGGAGAAAAAGGAGAATACGGAAAAGCACATTTAGAAATCGTAAAAGAATCTTCTCTATTAAAAGGGGTAACCAACAATTCTATCGTTTGGATGAGCCACTTTGACGAGGTTGGAGAATTACCTGCAGGTTTTGAATTAAATGCAAAATCGGGTGTGATTGCTTCAATTTCTAATGAAGATAAAAAAATCTATTGCGTACAGTTTCACCCGGAAGTTTCTCACACAGAAGAAGGTGGGAAAATGTTAGAAAACTTCGTCTTCTCAATCTGTAATGCAGAGAAAAACTGGAAACTGACCAATTATATCGACAAAACAGTTGCAGAAATTAAAGAAAGAGTAGGAGATCAGAAAGTAATTCTTGGTCTTTCAGGGGGAGTAGATTCTTCTGTTGCAGCAGTGTTGATTCACAAAGCAATCGGTGATCAATTGACTTGTATCTTTGTAGATACAGGGTTGTTGAGAAAAGATGAAGATGTAAAAGTAATGCAGAATTACGGTGAGCATTTTCATATGAACATTAAGCTTGTTGATGCTAAAGAAAGATTCTTATCTAAATTAGCCGGAGTTGATGATCCTGAAGCTAAAAGAAAAATCATCGGAAACGAATTTATTCACGTTTTCGACGAAGAATCTCATAAAATTGAAGGGGCTAAATTCTTAGCTCAGGGAACAATTTATCCTGACGTAATTGAAAGTCAGTCTGTAAACGGTCCTTCTGCAGTAATCAAATCTCATCACAATGTTGGTGGACTTCCTGAAGATATGGAGTTTGAATTATTGGAGCCTTTAAGAGAATTATTCAAAGACGAAGTAAGAAAAGTAGGTGAAGAATTAGGTATTCCTCATCATTTGGTACACAGACATCCTTTCCCTGGCCCTGGTTTAGGAATCAGAATTTTGGGCGCAGTTGACGCTGAAAAAGTGAAAATCCTTCAGGAAGCGGACGATATTTTCATCGAAGAATTGTACAAAAACGATTTGTATGAGAAAGTTTCTCAGGCTTTCGTGGTACTTCTTCCTGTAAAATCTGTTGGAGTAATGGGTGACGAAAGAACTTACGAATACACTGCGGTGGTTCGTTCTGCAAACACGATCGACTTTATGACGGCAACGTGGAGCAGACTTCCTTACGAATTTTTAGATACTGTTTCAAGCAGAATTATCAACGAAGTAAGAGGGATCAACAGAGTTGCTTACGATATTTCAAGCAAACCGCCTGCAACAATCGAGTGGGAATAA
- the purD gene encoding phosphoribosylamine--glycine ligase, which translates to MRILIIGEGGRESALAAKLQKDSRVSHMFFANGNATTGAIGKNVHLSEIKELRDFAIKEKVDLTIVGPEAPLVAGLKDEFKKHGLKVFGPNQKVASLEGSKAFSKKFMQTYDIKTAKAVVFDSYPEAKEYVQNQEYPLVVKASGLAGGKGVVICETLEEAEATIHDFMIRRIYGDAGIRLVIEEYLVGFEASIIAFSNGEKIYPCIAAKDYKKVGNGDTGPNTGGMGSVAPSPEFTEVHYVDFENNILNPTVKGLKAEGFTFKGMIFFGLMITKNGTYLLEYNMRFGDPETQVLMALMENNLLDVINDCMEGKEIELKFKDEKAVCLVMCSGGYPRNIETGFEITGEEKVRHSQLLYAGAIKKGDKVVSNGGRVLNIVATGATYEDARKKVYEDASHVHFDYGFYREDIGKF; encoded by the coding sequence ATGAGAATATTAATCATAGGTGAAGGTGGAAGAGAATCTGCTTTGGCAGCAAAACTTCAGAAGGATTCTAGAGTGAGTCATATGTTTTTCGCCAACGGAAATGCAACTACTGGTGCGATAGGAAAAAATGTTCATTTATCAGAGATTAAAGAACTTAGAGATTTTGCAATTAAAGAGAAAGTAGATCTTACGATTGTAGGACCAGAAGCTCCTTTAGTAGCTGGTTTGAAGGATGAATTTAAGAAGCATGGTCTTAAAGTTTTCGGTCCGAATCAGAAAGTGGCAAGTCTTGAAGGAAGTAAGGCTTTCTCTAAGAAATTTATGCAGACCTATGATATCAAAACTGCAAAAGCGGTAGTGTTTGATTCTTATCCTGAAGCTAAAGAATATGTTCAGAATCAGGAATATCCTTTAGTGGTAAAAGCAAGTGGTCTTGCTGGTGGAAAAGGAGTTGTAATCTGCGAAACTTTAGAAGAAGCAGAAGCTACAATTCACGATTTTATGATCAGAAGAATCTATGGCGATGCAGGAATTCGTTTGGTTATCGAAGAATATTTAGTAGGTTTTGAAGCGTCAATTATTGCATTCTCAAATGGTGAAAAAATATATCCATGTATTGCTGCTAAAGATTACAAAAAAGTAGGAAATGGTGATACTGGTCCAAATACAGGAGGAATGGGTTCTGTGGCTCCAAGTCCTGAATTCACTGAAGTACATTACGTTGATTTCGAAAATAATATTTTGAATCCAACCGTAAAAGGTCTTAAAGCTGAAGGTTTCACTTTCAAAGGAATGATTTTCTTCGGATTAATGATTACCAAAAACGGAACTTACTTGTTAGAATACAACATGAGATTCGGTGATCCTGAAACTCAGGTTTTGATGGCATTAATGGAAAATAATCTGTTGGATGTTATCAACGACTGTATGGAAGGAAAAGAGATCGAACTTAAATTTAAAGACGAAAAAGCAGTTTGTCTTGTAATGTGTTCAGGAGGTTATCCTAGAAATATCGAAACCGGCTTTGAAATCACAGGTGAAGAAAAAGTAAGACACAGTCAGCTTTTATACGCAGGAGCAATCAAAAAAGGAGATAAAGTAGTTTCTAACGGCGGTAGAGTTTTAAATATCGTTGCAACAGGTGCTACTTACGAAGATGCCCGCAAAAAAGTTTACGAAGACGCAAGTCATGTACATTTCGATTACGGCTTCTACAGAGAAGACATCGGAAAGTTTTAA